A window of Amia ocellicauda isolate fAmiCal2 chromosome 20, fAmiCal2.hap1, whole genome shotgun sequence genomic DNA:
GACCTCAGTTCCTGTGTCAAGTGAAACGAGTGCACCACGTGCTCCGGAGACACAAAGTCATTAATCACTTGAACACAACTGTGAAGGTTCTGCACCTGGAGAGCAGAGATGAGATACAGACGAGTACATTAAAGTCGGAGATAAAGGACATTTgcttaatgtaaaaaaacaacaacatacaaatCCCTCTATATAAAGATACACACACCTATCTATTGGCATCTATTTACCATCAAATACTATTATTGAACAATAagcactattatttattttcacatccACAGTGTTTTTCGTGGGGTTTTCTGGCACTTTCAGTCTCTATcatcacacagaaacacagacacgcCCAGATCAGTGAAAGGCGCTGCAGACCTGGTGCAGGGCCCCTGCAGGGATGATGACCGAGTCGCCCAGGAACTGCACCACCGTCCAGCCCTGCACCCCGTGCTCCTCCTGCAGTCGCTGGCGCAGCCGCCGGCTCAGGTACCAGCTCTGCTCGCGCACGGGGTCGTGCTCCGGGGTCGGCTCCACGCCCTGCTCCCGCGCCACctgcagcacaacacacacgtcAATGCGGCTGGGCCAGGGCAACACTGTTCAACACCGGCCGAGTGATTCGTCGTTTTTAAATTGCTCCCTTCCTTCTCGAGTTCAGTGCTCTTCTGCCCCACGGCTTCAGTTTCAACAAATTCTCAAGACGCACTTTTGTTGTCTGAAAATTATGCTATTGCAGAAACCCGACACCACTTTATTGTTTGGTCATCCTTATTACATATGAAATACACGATCAAATTAAGTCACGGTTATTTCCACCAcaaaatcttttctttttaattgaaaCCTAATGAAACACCTGGAAATAAAAGACGACGTGCATTTATTCTAACCTTTAGCAGGAACTCTTTAATTTTCTCTGCATCTTTGCTCACGTAAATGTGCCACAAAGCCCCTGGAGTTTCGCTCGAGTCTTTCAATCTCTTCTTCATGTTGTCATCCAGATCCTCCTCTTCCAGTCTCTTCAACACACCTGCAAGAACACAGACATCACTTTCTAACCGCTAGTTCGGTTAATAACGTTGCCATATGTAACGACAGGCACCAATTTCCTCTTTTGAAATCGATGATGAACAGCTCATGCCAGTTGTTtctatacttaaataaatgctctGCTTTTCTGAAGAAAGCTGCACGGGTGTAAACAGACACCGGAGGGTACAGCGTGTGGAGGATCATCCTGCTGACGAGACAGCGGAGACGCACGGGCACTGTGCCAAgtcaacacacacaacagtgcCGAGAGGGCCTGGGCAGCCCCTCTGACAACCTGCGTTTCTAGCTTAAGATCTACAGTTTATTCACCTTTTATGAACACAGagccagtgtctgtgtttttctcAATACGTTTCAGGTATGGTATCTAagctatatataaaaaagtaattGCTCTCTTTCAGTTCATTCTCAATTATTAAAATCGTATTTAACACACGGAGGCCGGAGAGGCTCAGAGAACGGATTGCAGATTATTATTTGTAGCCTTCCATCAACAGTCACACACAACAGGGTCACACACAATTATTCCCACATTTAATAGAAATAAACCCCATTCCTACCTGTTTTAGAAAGGACTCCATTCCCTTTGGCAACACCGACATAAACAAGGATGCTGACAATATCAGAAACCTCCAAGTGAAGGTTAGCGGTTCCAAAATCCTGCTCCTTTGAAGCAGCTACACCTGGAACAATCGGAGCCACCGTTTCAGACCTAGACAATACAATCCAGTTGcgatatacatttttaacatcACCGCCACCTTGTTTGTCCGTTTCTCATACCGTATGCACAGCAGAGTCTTGGCCCCAGGTCCGGTCTTACGAAAAATGTGGGCAGACGGGATGCCAGGTTAAGGTTGCCCTCTGGATCTGAGTATTCGGGCAGGGGGAGGTTTTTCATCAAATCATCGTACcttaaattaaataacaaaggAACATTTTATTAACGCACAATGCtgacattttaaatgcaaagtaatgatgctaaataaaaaaaacccaTTATGTACCTGGAAGGCATGAGGGCCATAAACTCTTCCCCTGATGGCCAGTCCTTTAGCCGATACACCAGGGTCTCGCCATCTTTGGACTTGGGCCgttctttataaaacaaaaagtatataCATTAATAGCAGAGTACATAAAATGCATGAAGGGGGGGCTTATAGCTTAAAAACTGATAAAGCAAAGAAAATTATGTAATCTGCTTACTTGTTAAATCCTCAAATCCATCCCAGAATTCCTTGATGCTGGAGTTTGAAACCACACCGTCTTTGCAGTTCAAGAGATCTCCCTGATGGTCGGCAAACTCCTGGTTAAACGAATCTGCCTTCCACAAACTCACATTCAGTTTCTTATGCACGCCTGACACAAGAATAGGCTGTAAACAATTcgaagacaaacaaaaacaaacagatgtaaaTCGACGTAGAACTTGATTTACACAATACATTTAACACTTAATAGGAAGACTAAAACTGTTGCTACTACTTTTTCCCTTTCAGATCTTTTCCTGAGTCACACTATGAAAATCTTGAAAAGACACATACTAATCTGACTGATCTTAAGGGTTGTTAACTATGATCTGTTTCGGGACACGTTCTGTAACGTCACCCACACAAAAATCTAAAACCGCACCTACGGAAATCCAAGTGCAAACACTTGGACATTTGCCTTTCAAAAGCACGTTATTATCCCGCTTCCTTCGGCTCTATAAACTTATCATCCAACAAAGAGAAGTAAACACATGTCACCTTGACTCACGGAGCAGGAAACCGTGATAAAATATTAGGCAGGAACGTAAATACTGCCGACAGTATTATATAAACAGCAGCACAAAACCTCAGAAGCAGCTCAAAATAAACTCTCAGAAAGAGGCGTTAGGAATAAAAATCCTTTTAAGCCGTCGTTTATCCGGCAAATTTccgttagttttgttttttatgaaatAAAGCATTAGAGAATGGATTTATAGCATTAAATAACCTGATTACTCCCTacttgtataatatatattccattacaaatgcCTTGTTATGTCTCCCATCTCGGGAGACGCTCATTCCTGGATGGGTGGCCCTGCTGTCTTCCACGGTGCGGTACTGACCTGGCCCTGCTTCCAGCACTCCCTGAACAGTTTCCAGTTGTTACTGTTGCGGTGGTCTTTGAGCCAGAGCAGGCGGCGGTCGCACAGCCAGGAGTGGGGGATATCGGAGTGGAGTTTACTGGGCTCGTCTGCCGGGGGCTTCTTCCTCTCAGGTTTTATCTCCTCGTTCGGTTCTTGTTTCAGACTGAACTTGGCCGTCCTGTTCGCTGGGATCTTGTTTTCCACTACCGAAGCAATGATGTCGTCCAGGATGTTCGGCATGCTCCTTCCACTTTTGCCGGTCTGGGCAGCAAAGAGATTTAAACGGTGGCGTTACAAAGACTCGCTCGTGACAAACACTGGGAAGAAGAGCAGGGTTTTCCATACAAGTATTTAacgtttaaaaataaaccatgcAGTAATCACAGTAACAAAAGCAATAATGAAACGCACAACATGATGCCTTGTGACAAAAACAAGCCTCAAAGAAACTGCAGGATTGTTCATTTATAGGTCACCACAAAGTACTTAATTAGATCATTTGAAACAGTACAGccatttttacacatttacaaatgCACAACCTGCACACCATACATCACTTCCGACCACGAAGACGAGAGAGACATCTACGTAAGGTGACCACGGGCTGCCCCTCACCTGCGTGCCGGACGAGTACACGGGGGCGAAGGCGATGCCCGCGTCGGTGGAGCCCAGCCGCAGTTTGCCCGCCGTCGTGGTGAGCAGGTCCCGGAGAGTGGAGCCCTGCTCTGTGCTGTTGGACATGAGCGAGGACGGCTTGCAGTTTATCGTCTCTAAAGTGTCCGGGTGCTCCTTCTCCTCTTTCACCGGCTTCCCGAGGGGAGATTCTTTGTTTtctgaagaagaaaaagcaCATTTCAGAAGACCAAGCTCCACTGGATACAACCGTGTGAGTGATGGATGAGGCCCGTTGATTAAACTGGGTGTGAACGTCTTATTGCTCACACTGGAAGTGTGCAGAGAGCATCTAATATCCCTGCTACTTCTGCTTGTTCAGTACAAGAGATGAGAACCAAATATTAGGCTGAtctgtgtgtttatgtttgtaGCACTGGACACTGAACTATGGACAGTGAGTAATTAAAACATAAcagttttttaaaaataaaacattttgcctGGTTGCACCACATTCAGATGCCTAGTTTAACTCATCTGGGATGACAACTGCTGCTTTTGAGCCTTTAAACACGAGCTGCAGTAATGTATAGCATTAAATTTGAGCTTTAAGGAATGCTGGCTTATTGACAGCTCCGCATACAGAAAAAGCTTAGCAACTGGCAGCGCTTTCCCCCGCTGTAATACTCGCTGCTATTAGCAGAGCCTACTGCCAGCAGAGTCCTggtgcgttttttttttctacagcaGTCTCGACAGCCTCGTAcctttcttctcctccctcgATTTCTGTTCGGCCAAGTCTGCCAGGAAGTGCAAGGGCGACTGCGACTCGGGCGGGGTCAGCTTGCTGTCCGTGCTGGTGTCGCTCCCCGGGCTGCTGCTGCCGTTTGTTTCCAGTTTTTGCATGACGTTCTGCTGCTGCAGCTCGGGCTTGCACAGGGAGATTTTGTTGCTGTAGTTCAGCACGTTCTGTAAAACctgcagtacagacacaaacCGGTTCACCGCGCTGCCCCGTAAATCAGACGAGAGACAACCAGCGCTTTGTATAAATATTAGAAATTAGGCACTTTTAGCCAACCGTGACAGAATATTTCTAAATGGGCGATTTAAGGGATTGTGAACTGCATACTACACAAGCAATGCGTCCGCTCACAGTCTCTGGGGGAAACCACATCACGTGTTTGCCAAACAGACGGACGGACGATTCTCTGTACCTGTGACACGCCGTTGGTTGAAGGGATCTTGCCGAGTGGTGTGTTCTGCTTCCCCACACAAGGGCAGTGTGATTTAATGTCAAACTTCTCCTTGAGCACGTGCATGGCATTGACCAAATCCGTCAAGACTGAAAACAGAGCCgtaaaaacaacattttcaatCCAGACTCGGCGGCTCGAATCATAACGGCAATATTTTCACTGCAGGCAACATAACTGAAATGTCTTACACTATAAGTACAAGCAAGCATGAATTTAACTCTCACAGAAGCATTATTGTGTATACTATGATGACATATTTCTGTCTCGAACGGAAGAAATCTGTTTAGGATGTGAGTGTTGACTCAACAGCCATATATCCATCAGAACCAACCAAATAGAGAAAAACCTCTCACTGCTTTAAAGCTGTTTTTCTATAACCCTTTTTGCTATTTCACAGACCGAAAACTGAATGAAAGAAGGAATACTCCGTCATCATGTGTGACTCAGGTATGCGGAAACAGCTTTATTGGATTATCTGATTTGTATCCAAGTTCCAGGAAGAACAAGGCTCTGTGTCTCTATCTACAGCAGAACTATCAATGAGAGCGAGTCTGCCCTGGGGTGGTTTTAATCTCcagaagcaaaaaaaacaacaacagcaaaaaattCACAAGTCTGGCAATCACCCAAAGTGCAAGTATCGGTTCATACCAGTTCCTGGAATAATCTGTGTTGGCATCAAGTGCTTATGGTCATGGGGCTGTCCCTTGACACACTTCAGCCAAGCATACAGCTCTTTGTCTGAAACGCAAAAGAAAGAGATATCAGCTGGTTGGAATAGGTTCTCCCGTTCAGCGACGCACTGTTAGAGTACAACTAAACAAACCTTACAAACCTGAGTTACAACCCTCAAACAGATGGAAACTGTACTTCTGTCTGAAATAAATGTCtctatattaataaatacatatataaaatcttTCCACCATGGCAAGCTGGAGAGAAACTAAAATGTAGAGGATTACAGGGCTCCAGCAGGGGAGGCTAAAGACCAAGTTGCTAACAGTCAGGAAATGCCAGGTATTCCTCGGCACACATTTACCCAAGATTCCCACTGGCTCAAATTAAAAACACGAGGTTTACAATACCAGCATTTAcccaaaatgttttattgttctCGGTTATCGGAGCTCAATTGCACTGAAAGGTGACATTATGAATTTCTTTCAAATAGACTCTATACCTCTATATCTTTGACCAAATGTGTCCATTTCAGGCATTACAGTTGATGTCAAATCCTCTTCAAACCGTTAATATAGGTATCACAGAATATTAACTCAGCTTATGTCTAAAGTAACATGTTTAACTCATGAAGGTACTCCACAAACCGGGAATATAGTATGTATAGTATAATCATTTACGTCTGTGTGGAAATAAGCGTTCTAACAATCTACTCTGGCTACACAAAAACGACACGCTTCGCCCGTGTTgggacacaaaataaataaatgaaaactgtTTCTATGGAAGTGTTTGTTCAATACATACATGCAGTCGTTGACAGGGATCACCGTGCACGTTGCGCACAGCTGTCAAAGACCTGCACAATGTCTCAAGAATATTAATTCCAAACAGACCAAAGTCCATGTAGATAAGGTGTTACATAATACAACAAAGCGTCTATTACGTTCAACACCAGGAAACTGTTAGGTCGACCTTAATTCCAACAATTAAGCTCTCCTTTGATTCAATGAAATAAATCATACATAAGTGATCTTTAAATGTCCGTCAGCCTTCACGCAATAAAGGATCCGTCTTCACATTTTAAGGAAAACACTATTCCTTTGCCTCCATTGCCTCCTAAAGACCTGCCTTATCGTGTGTCTGAGGTGAGCCCACCGCACAGCGGATGGTTATTAAGTATCCAGCGGATGGAGTCTCACAATCGGGCAACTCCAGGAACACCTCAGTGGTAACCATGGCAACCCAGGCCGAGCATCGCAAGTGTCGGGAAggcaaagaaggaaaaaaaaaaaaaagaaaagaaaaaaaaggaaaaaaaaaacgcacTAAAACCCGAGGAGACGTGCAGAACCGCAACACACATGGCACACAAAATAAAGACACGCACTGAAAGAGAACCATAGAGACCGATTCCTCCAGCTGAAAGTCAAAGTGATCACTGGAAAGGACTGAACACTCATTTCTAAACCCGTGTTCGTCACTTGTAGAAGCGTGTTCCGTGGCCAACGCGTTTCTTCACAAGGAACAAATTCACCCTCGTCTCTCTCTTTTTGCAAGAACTGATACCACGGCAAACGTGCGTCGTTCTGATATCTAGAGTTGACTCTCAGAGAGTACCGGTTTCCAtttcacttacacacacacgtgcCGCGGCGCTCGTACTGCGCTCTCCGGGGTGCAGGTCTGAAAAATCATTTCAGCCACAGTCAATATCTTGTGATACTTATTTTAACGTTCTGACGAGGATTTGAGTAAATGTGAACCCATACATTTAAGACACCACAGCTAAGTACAAAGGCTGTATTTTGGGGGAAAGACCCCATGTGACCTCAGaagattactactactactactacaaatcgGCCCGAGTTATGAATAAGTACGACATAAAATTTAGGagataaacagagaaaatacattcaaaagcCTGTGGTGTTTAACTGGTTCTAGCAAATCCTATGGCACATTTTTCACAAAGAAATCAAATCATTGCCTGACCTTTGGAGCTCTTTCTTTCCTTTGCCTTGTAACAGTCCAAACAAACCACAAATCCACATTTTTGGCAAACCCAGTGAATGTTAAACAATGTGGCTTCACAGGCATCGCACATCTCCCGCACTCCTCTTACTGCCCTCTTCCAGGCGATTTTGGCTGAAAGGCAAAGCAAACACTGTCGATGAAATGAACATTCATGGGCCGAATATTCCCAGCTGCACGTTCTACACAACAGATGGTGCAAGAAAGCCAAAACGGAGCTCCAGAATTTTCCCCCGAAACTAGTTTTCTGCTCATTTCCTCTCAGAAAGTCTCGCAGACTGGTGTAGAAATATTGTATGTTGTTAATATtgatataaacacacatacacacacagctttGTCTAGGCCCTTTTTATAAGATATTCAATATTATGATTTAAATGCAGAACATGAGTTAAACAATTATAATACTAAATTGGAAAAATAGATTTTTGATTCGTGGATACATTATAAAATGAAACCATAATACCAACCATCTTTTTTGATCCATGTCACCGCTGTATTTTCAGACATCACAAGCTGACAGAATTTATCTCCAATataattcaatatatatttggaGGTTTCCAGGTCGAGATAGTTTTCCTCGTATTCTTCGGGGGCCCACAGGCTGATCGCCTCGTCGTCGTACTGGTCTGGAGAGGAAAACCCGTCTATCCGGACAACTCCATTCTTACTGTAGGAGAGGCTGAGAGAGAACAACAGACAACAGGTCAGTAAAGCCCAACGGTCTGGACGTTTGGAAGGAAAACCGGAGAATGATCCTATTGGTTTTGCCACAGATGCCACATTCTGTGTTCCTTCCTGTTGGTTGTTTTTCTGGATCGACTTACCGACGGAAATAGTAGAACCGGCAGAAGACGGGGGAGTGGGCGGGCTCCTCTCCTTTCTTGCTGCGGACCACCCGGCACTCCCGGCACTTCTGCAGGTTGGGCCCAATCTCGGAGCAGGAGTCATCCTGGAGGAAGGACTCCCCAGTCTGCTTGAGCTTCTTCACTTTCCGCCAGTCCTTCAGTACCGAGCGAGGGATCCCGTCTGCAAACAGATCGCTCTTTAGGCCCTGTACACTGATCTGTGCAATACTATAGTTCCCGGGCAAACCGAAGAAGCTAAAAACAGAATCACGGTGCGAGacgtgacgtctgcacaagaaGAGCAACACTGGGATGTGCGACAGTGACGTGTAAACCATTTTGTTCATAGTATGCAAAAATTGAACCCACTTGACAATTGTTTATAATATCATGCTACTTGTGAATAATGTGAATGTTGACAGAATTTCATATTGGTTTAACCTCAATCTCGTGGTTGATTTTAATCATGTATGCCATTAATTTTGAACGCTGAAATTAAACCATCTGAATCGTGGACAGATGGTTGCCCCCGCATTAATGTGACTTCACATAAAAATTTCcccaaaaatttaaaataaataacaggcaTTTTGCAGCATCTCTCATTAATCTTTAACAAACACTATTTTCtagttgaaaatgtaattgacaaTTCATAAATCAAATAATACCATGAAGAAAATAGGGCTGCTAGGTTCTCCTGGCATATCATTTTTTTCTGCCGCctacaatataatataaaaaaggaTTTTATGTATAAAGCCCCTCTataagtattaatattattattgatgacGTCAACGGGCACAACAACCCGAATAACCTATGGTATTAAAAAGAGCTTTTTAAGCAATTGGGTTATTAGTATGCTTTTCCTAATCAATAACAATCCAAAACAGAAATGCTAAAAACTCAAGCCTGCCACTTAAAAGACAGCTTCTTAGCAAACACTAAACACATCTTGGCAAGAGGTATTTCACATCAATGCAGACATTCCTAGTAAAGACTGCTTTTAACTCGCACATCTGCTGGCCAGATGCAAATAGCTTTTTTGACATACAATACCTTCCCTTCTGGagctaataatgaaaataatgggCATCTAATATATggggtgtaaaataaatatatacatacaaaatatacatatatatatatatatatacatatacatatacacacacacacacacacacacacacctgtatacatatataatgtatatttttaaaattacattaataatagAGATTCAACAAGCAAATTCAGGAAGGGGGGGTAATCTCAAACATGaaggacatatatatatatatatatatatatacacacacttactACTGCTTGCCAACTTGAGTTTCGTTTTCTCCCTTGCACTCCTAAAAATACCATTCGGTTTTACTTCATCGTCTTCCTTTTCATTGTCACTCTTTTTCTTTTGCATGTCGTTCTGCTTCTTCTTGAACGTGGGCTTGGGCTGACGTTTGGCCCTTTGCTCAGATTTGCTCTCACTTTCATCTGAGTCATCGCTCTCCGAGCCTGACTCATAAGTCCTTTTAGATCCCCTCCTTGTTTTCCTGTCGTCTGGTGTAATTTTGTCTTCCTGCCCTTTACTTTCCTTGTTGTTTTCCACATCACTTGATGTAGACGCAATTAAACTAACAGTGCATGGCTTAATAATCTCTGAGACAGCGCTTCCCagtttgtctgttttattagtGTTTTTATCCTCCTCAGAATGCCTCGTGAGCCAAGCCTTTTTCAGCTTTGTGTGGTAGTTCGGTTGGCTCATCTGGGCAGGCTGCCCATTGGTTAAAGAGCTCGTTTTGTTTATTGTGTTGCTCAGTACACTGCTGTCCTGTGAAATGGCCATTGAGCATTTCTGAATTTTAGCATTCGGCTCGCTTTCGATTGCATTAGTGCTTCTGGACTGAGCGGCGGCCAGCGCTgccttgtgcttcttcaaatggACAAAGCTGCCAGAATAAGTATGTCCCGCGCTGGCCTGCGTAGTGCTTCCTGTGTGAGGCGGCAGGAATGTGGTCGGGGATGTGGTCCGGGGCCTTCCCTCCTGCTGCTCTGCCCCCAAGGGCGCTCCAGCTTTCAGACCAGCGCTCACGGTTTTAGTGCTTGGCGAGACAGCGGTCGACACAGAGAAAGTCACGTCTGACTCAGCCCGACTCAAGACACTGGTAGTGGTGGCCGCAGAAGTGGTTACGTCAGTTCTGGTATTGCACACGGAATTGGCAGCAGCCAGCACCGAGCTGGGAACACAACCCTGGGACCCGGACAGAAAGTTCTTCTTGTACTGTGTGCAAGTCTCCTCCAAGTTTGtgtttggcagaatgactcTCCCAGGCTCTCTGCCTTCCTTGAGCTTGAGGCAATCTGTCTGGTTCGTTCCTGTAAACGATCTTTCACTGACCGGCTCCTTGGACGCCGTCTTTGGTCCTGGCATGCTCTCATATTTGCATGTAGGTGGGCGTACAATAACAGATGCTGTTGCTGCCGGTGGCTTCCCACTGCATTTCTCTAAATGCCATCCGGCTTTCTCATGGCCTTGAGACTCACCGGCTTTCCAGATCTCCGATGGAGTCATCTCGGAGCTGTTTTTACAGATAGTGCTCACTTCCCTCAGCTCCGGGAGCAGAGTCGGTGGCTTCTGCTGCTCAGATACTTTACCAGCCGAGCTCACTGGCTGAATCGGGGTCAGCGTTGGTGGAGAGAGCCGACCATAACCGGCCTCCTTTCGGTCCAAGGTCTGCTGCGTTGGAGGGTGAAACACCGGGGCCCGGTGCAGTGCTGGCATACACCGGAGGGGGTTAGAAGGAGAGATGGCCGGGCTCCTCCTGTCGTTCCCAGATGCATTAAGGGGATGTGAAGCCACTTGCTGAGAAAGCTGCTCAGTGATTTTGCCCACGAGTCCCTCCCCCTCCGGCTGGTGCTTAATCAGAGGAGGAGGCTTCGAGAGGGACTTGGTGGTGTAGGGGGCCATGTTCAGGGGACTCGTCGCCGCCGAGGGGCTGTTGTTCACCTTCTCGAAGAATGAGTTCAGTTCCTTGGAGGGGTATAACCTGGGCGGTTCGTTCACCACACTGTTCGACAGGGTAGTGAAGTAGTTGCTCTGTGGCAAAGTCTGTGGCACGGCGTGCTTGAATTTGTAGTGCTCCGACACCGAGTGCTCGAGGTCTTTGTCCGGTTTAATGACATGGCTTTTGTGCCCGGCCGTGGGTAAGGAAGGGATCCTGGGGTAAGGGTCTCTCTCCGCCTCATTGGACTTTATCTTGGCTGTAAAGGGAGCCACCTCGATGCTCTCCTGCAGGATCCTGCGGTTCTCCTCTTTGTACTTGTTCGCTCTGTCCCCGGGGTCTTGCGTCGGCCTCTGCGGTTTGCTGTGGGCGGAGAGAGGGTCCAGGAAGCGCCGGTGCGGGTGGCCATCTTTTCCAGTCGGTGTCCGGCTGTGTTCCTGCTCGGGTTTCAGATGGGCTGGAGTAATTGCTCGCATTGGCTCAATGAAGGCTTTCTTCTCCAGCTCCCTATAATAACACAaagcatacattaaaaaaaaggaaaagaaaataaaggccAGTTACAGGCCTATACAAACTATGAAATCACATTACAGAGACTTCGTTCTTAAGCTACCTTACCATATGATTACATAATTGTGGTGATTAATTATAATAGACCATAATGCTTGTATACCTCAGTCCTATTACAGCATAAGCAATGCCTACATCACATTCAAAATGTGATTCTGCAAAGTAGGACGCATAAAACGGCTCCataaagagagaaaagaaaataggcTTGTACGGTCCTTTTCCTTTGGAACTACTTCAATTGATGCGTGAGTATTTAAGTACTTATTGTACACAGTTATTTAGAAACCAAAAGCCGTTACCCGACTTCTAATTCAATGCCTCCCGCAGCTCAGATTCCTGCCGTCGCTTTTTTGTACGGCAACAGCAGAGTTCAGTTATTAATACTGAATGAACTAAAAGGTCACCCTGCGATGCACGCGACTTTGACTC
This region includes:
- the jmjd1cb gene encoding probable JmjC domain-containing histone demethylation protein 2C isoform X5; the encoded protein is MAVDARPELVGKRFLCVSGEELPELGEIGRWGWRAGVIRAVSHRDNDNPELTVYVEFDDLEWEKREWVKVYEDFQIFLLEHQLVWAKRKENSPLQGTKSKQIQWPALTFKPLVGKAVLSSITAVEFFSDRQLDFLTEDGAYQPYQDEVDSLNPVLRDNPQLHEEVKAWVKEQKVQEIFMQGPYSLNGYRVRVYRQDSATQWFTGIITHHDLFSRTMIVMNDQVLEPQNVDPSMVQMTFLDDVVHSLLKGENIGIQSRRRSRSSQNNNTAHAQQQQQQQQQHIQQMQQHQQQLQQQIQQQLQPAAQQRGPRSGRRKGSDSSVPDEDKIKEEKLDNGGRGDFSKNKNKQMINKRRKLEEDEKKVGLKRLKADNVSDFSESSDSENSNKRVLDSSSEHNSENELKCKSTSKAVEEGKKSQSSKGAEEQTLIGRRSPWDEIQEDKKNLKAEILQSADGELREEKFLLHPAQPPTPCDQNASPPEVLGCIVGMKSTVETLPKDHYANSAPQTPVPQCVINITEDNNTHHGTQENSDAVSALLASQKSEAYISESRHLVLNPSVSDGRKPEIEQQMAHNLGSKIEFAHSEVIRPVTSVSESVAVAEKEKLQYSSVVPCITNTSAAEESRKLHKLSPSPDLLKHKSSPSPEILKPKCHTSAESLKSKSHNPVETCKPKPNTSPEVSKHKVRYQDNQMAGSAVVGNRPLSKAEPDAPRSSFKPVPARASQAETTKSPLIIDKNEHFTVYRDPALVRPEPETNHIAYLHQHLHPLHASSHATCLTPNSHHPSHLLPGSSPQPPMASMNPHALGSTPHHTVHHPHLLPTVLPGMPAASLLGGHPRLDSGHATGLGHLALAHHHPHQQQQFLQQQNQHLLAQTHTTASYGQLGLYPIIWQYQNGTHAYAGLGMPSSKWVHPENTVNSEANMRRNTPSPWLHQHTPVTSADSLGLLSHGPVRPASADPHRPVKIHTHPSPPLSKAAGDHHKEELEKKAFIEPMRAITPAHLKPEQEHSRTPTGKDGHPHRRFLDPLSAHSKPQRPTQDPGDRANKYKEENRRILQESIEVAPFTAKIKSNEAERDPYPRIPSLPTAGHKSHVIKPDKDLEHSVSEHYKFKHAVPQTLPQSNYFTTLSNSVVNEPPRLYPSKELNSFFEKVNNSPSAATSPLNMAPYTTKSLSKPPPLIKHQPEGEGLVGKITEQLSQQVASHPLNASGNDRRSPAISPSNPLRCMPALHRAPVFHPPTQQTLDRKEAGYGRLSPPTLTPIQPVSSAGKVSEQQKPPTLLPELREVSTICKNSSEMTPSEIWKAGESQGHEKAGWHLEKCSGKPPAATASVIVRPPTCKYESMPGPKTASKEPVSERSFTGTNQTDCLKLKEGREPGRVILPNTNLEETCTQYKKNFLSGSQGCVPSSVLAAANSVCNTRTDVTTSAATTTSVLSRAESDVTFSVSTAVSPSTKTVSAGLKAGAPLGAEQQEGRPRTTSPTTFLPPHTGSTTQASAGHTYSGSFVHLKKHKAALAAAQSRSTNAIESEPNAKIQKCSMAISQDSSVLSNTINKTSSLTNGQPAQMSQPNYHTKLKKAWLTRHSEEDKNTNKTDKLGSAVSEIIKPCTVSLIASTSSDVENNKESKGQEDKITPDDRKTRRGSKRTYESGSESDDSDESESKSEQRAKRQPKPTFKKKQNDMQKKKSDNEKEDDEVKPNGIFRSAREKTKLKLASSSKYGIPRSVLKDWRKVKKLKQTGESFLQDDSCSEIGPNLQKCRECRVVRSKKGEEPAHSPVFCRFYYFRRLSYSKNGVVRIDGFSSPDQYDDEAISLWAPEEYEENYLDLETSKYILNYIGDKFCQLVMSENTAVTWIKKDAKIAWKRAVRGVREMCDACEATLFNIHWVCQKCGFVVCLDCYKAKERKSSKDKELYAWLKCVKGQPHDHKHLMPTQIIPGTVLTDLVNAMHVLKEKFDIKSHCPCVGKQNTPLGKIPSTNGVSQVLQNVLNYSNKISLCKPELQQQNVMQKLETNGSSSPGSDTSTDSKLTPPESQSPLHFLADLAEQKSREEKKENKESPLGKPVKEEKEHPDTLETINCKPSSLMSNSTEQGSTLRDLLTTTAGKLRLGSTDAGIAFAPVYSSGTQTGKSGRSMPNILDDIIASVVENKIPANRTAKFSLKQEPNEEIKPERKKPPADEPSKLHSDIPHSWLCDRRLLWLKDHRNSNNWKLFRECWKQGQPILVSGVHKKLNVSLWKADSFNQEFADHQGDLLNCKDGVVSNSSIKEFWDGFEDLTKRPKSKDGETLVYRLKDWPSGEEFMALMPSRYDDLMKNLPLPEYSDPEGNLNLASRLPTFFVRPDLGPRLCCAYGVAASKEQDFGTANLHLEVSDIVSILVYVGVAKGNGVLSKTGVLKRLEEEDLDDNMKKRLKDSSETPGALWHIYVSKDAEKIKEFLLKVAREQGVEPTPEHDPVREQSWYLSRRLRQRLQEEHGVQGWTVVQFLGDSVIIPAGALHQVQNLHSCVQVINDFVSPEHVVHSFHLTQELRSSKEEINYEDKLQVKNIFYHSVKDAVGTLKRCCEEELDDMEENS